One genomic segment of Ictalurus punctatus breed USDA103 chromosome 12, Coco_2.0, whole genome shotgun sequence includes these proteins:
- the chtopa gene encoding chromatin target of PRMT1a isoform X2 yields METKQHSQTQPLKDQADKSEKNMSSPSTQKVVLKSTTKVSLNERFTNMMKNKQPTAVSIRATMQQQHMASARNRRLAQQMENRPSVQAALQHKQSLKQRLGKSNIQARLGRPVGPLMRGGAGGRGFGVVGMRGATRGLRGRGRGGPMRGALAFRGQLKGRGGPGRLGIRRGMRQRGGAPGRGAALIGRGAARGGAGARGRGGLRGRGGFLGRGRGRGRGRGTGRPAVTREQLDNQLDAYMSKTKGHLDAELDAYMAQADPESME; encoded by the exons ATGGAAACTAAACAACACTCACAGACTCagcctctgaag GATCAAGCCGACAAGAGCGAGAAGAACATGAGCTCCCCCTCAACTCAAAAAGTCGTGCTGAAAAGCACCACCAAGGTGTCGCTGAACGAGCG CTTCACAAACATGATGAAGAACAAGCAGCCGACCGCCGTTAGCATCCGGGCGACGATGCAGCAGCAGCACATGGCCAGCGCCAGGAACCGCCGCCTCGCCCAGCAGATGGAGAACAGGCCGTCGGTGCAGGCAGCACTGCAGCACAAACAG AGCCTGAAGCAGCGGCTCGGGAAGAGCAACATCCAGGCACGTCTGGGCCGGCCCGTCGGCCCGCTGATGCGAGGAGGCGCCGGGGGGCGTGGCTTCGGCGTGGTAGGAATGCGCGGAGCTACACGAGGCCTCAGAGGACGAGGAAGAGGAGGTCCTATGAGAGGAGCGCTGGCTTTTAGAG gtcAGCTAAAGGGCAGAGGTGGTCCAGGGCGTCTGGGTATTCGCAGAGGAATGCGTCAGCGTGGGGGAGCCCCGGGTCGAGGAGCCGCTCTGATTGGACGTGGAGCCGCGCGCGGAGGAGCTGGAGCCCGAG GTCGTGGAGGGCTGCGTGGTCGAGGCGGTTTCCTCGGAAGAGGCCGTGGTCGAGGTAGAGGCAGAGGAACGGGACGCCCTGCTGTCACCAGGGAACAGCTGGACAATCAGCTGGACGCCTACATGTCCAAAACCAAGGGACATCTGGACGCAGAGCTGGACGCCTACATGGCCCAAGCTGACCCAGAGAGCATGGAGTGA
- the chtopa gene encoding chromatin target of PRMT1a isoform X3, producing the protein MSSPSTQKVVLKSTTKVSLNERFTNMMKNKQPTAVSIRATMQQQHMASARNRRLAQQMENRPSVQAALQHKQSLKQRLGKSNIQARLGRPVGPLMRGGAGGRGFGVVGMRGATRGLRGRGRGGPMRGALAFRGQLKGRGGPGRLGIRRGMRQRGGAPGRGAALIGRGAARGGAGARGRGGLRGRGGFLGRGRGRGRGRGTGRPAVTREQLDNQLDAYMSKTKGHLDAELDAYMAQADPESME; encoded by the exons ATGAGCTCCCCCTCAACTCAAAAAGTCGTGCTGAAAAGCACCACCAAGGTGTCGCTGAACGAGCG CTTCACAAACATGATGAAGAACAAGCAGCCGACCGCCGTTAGCATCCGGGCGACGATGCAGCAGCAGCACATGGCCAGCGCCAGGAACCGCCGCCTCGCCCAGCAGATGGAGAACAGGCCGTCGGTGCAGGCAGCACTGCAGCACAAACAG AGCCTGAAGCAGCGGCTCGGGAAGAGCAACATCCAGGCACGTCTGGGCCGGCCCGTCGGCCCGCTGATGCGAGGAGGCGCCGGGGGGCGTGGCTTCGGCGTGGTAGGAATGCGCGGAGCTACACGAGGCCTCAGAGGACGAGGAAGAGGAGGTCCTATGAGAGGAGCGCTGGCTTTTAGAG gtcAGCTAAAGGGCAGAGGTGGTCCAGGGCGTCTGGGTATTCGCAGAGGAATGCGTCAGCGTGGGGGAGCCCCGGGTCGAGGAGCCGCTCTGATTGGACGTGGAGCCGCGCGCGGAGGAGCTGGAGCCCGAG GTCGTGGAGGGCTGCGTGGTCGAGGCGGTTTCCTCGGAAGAGGCCGTGGTCGAGGTAGAGGCAGAGGAACGGGACGCCCTGCTGTCACCAGGGAACAGCTGGACAATCAGCTGGACGCCTACATGTCCAAAACCAAGGGACATCTGGACGCAGAGCTGGACGCCTACATGGCCCAAGCTGACCCAGAGAGCATGGAGTGA
- the chtopa gene encoding chromatin target of PRMT1a isoform X1: MWKPPFLVSPSPLSLSLSLSLSLSLSLFLSLPLFALRSFRLRPTSFTNMMKNKQPTAVSIRATMQQQHMASARNRRLAQQMENRPSVQAALQHKQSLKQRLGKSNIQARLGRPVGPLMRGGAGGRGFGVVGMRGATRGLRGRGRGGPMRGALAFRGQLKGRGGPGRLGIRRGMRQRGGAPGRGAALIGRGAARGGAGARGRGGLRGRGGFLGRGRGRGRGRGTGRPAVTREQLDNQLDAYMSKTKGHLDAELDAYMAQADPESME; the protein is encoded by the exons ATGTGGAAACCTCCTTTCCTCGTATCCCCctctcctctatctctctctctctctctctctctctctctctctctctctctctttctatctctccctctctttgctCTCCGCTCCTTTCGGTTGCGTCCCACAAGCTTCACAAACATGATGAAGAACAAGCAGCCGACCGCCGTTAGCATCCGGGCGACGATGCAGCAGCAGCACATGGCCAGCGCCAGGAACCGCCGCCTCGCCCAGCAGATGGAGAACAGGCCGTCGGTGCAGGCAGCACTGCAGCACAAACAG AGCCTGAAGCAGCGGCTCGGGAAGAGCAACATCCAGGCACGTCTGGGCCGGCCCGTCGGCCCGCTGATGCGAGGAGGCGCCGGGGGGCGTGGCTTCGGCGTGGTAGGAATGCGCGGAGCTACACGAGGCCTCAGAGGACGAGGAAGAGGAGGTCCTATGAGAGGAGCGCTGGCTTTTAGAG gtcAGCTAAAGGGCAGAGGTGGTCCAGGGCGTCTGGGTATTCGCAGAGGAATGCGTCAGCGTGGGGGAGCCCCGGGTCGAGGAGCCGCTCTGATTGGACGTGGAGCCGCGCGCGGAGGAGCTGGAGCCCGAG GTCGTGGAGGGCTGCGTGGTCGAGGCGGTTTCCTCGGAAGAGGCCGTGGTCGAGGTAGAGGCAGAGGAACGGGACGCCCTGCTGTCACCAGGGAACAGCTGGACAATCAGCTGGACGCCTACATGTCCAAAACCAAGGGACATCTGGACGCAGAGCTGGACGCCTACATGGCCCAAGCTGACCCAGAGAGCATGGAGTGA
- the snapin gene encoding SNARE-associated protein Snapin: MAALAVVETPSGKDAIAEGLMDLLKPAVQQLDLHVHAVRESQVELREHIDNLATELCRINEHQKVALDLDPYVKKLLNARRRVVLVNNILQNAQERLRRLNHNVAKETARRKTMLETSGAFSTRSPSKP; this comes from the exons ATGGCGGCGCTCGCAGTGGTGGAAACTCCGTCTGGAAAAGATGCCATTGCCGAAGGGCTTATGGATCTGTTGAAACCAGCAGTGCAGCAGCTTGATCTACATGTGCATGCAGTgag GGAGAGTCAAGTGGAGCTCCGAGAACACATTGACAACTTGGCAACTG aGCTGTGTAGAATTAACGAACACCAGAAAGTCGCCCTGGACTTGGATCCCTATGTAAAGAAACTGCTCAATGCCAGGCGCAGAGTGGTTCTGGTTAATAACATCCTACAGAATGCACAA GAACGCTTACGGAGGTTGAACCATAACGTGGCGAAGGAGACGGCGCGCCGGAAAACCATGCTTGAAACGTCCGGAGCGTTTTCCACTCGGTCTCCTAGCAAGCCGTGA
- the matcap2 gene encoding putative tyrosine carboxypeptidase MATCAP2 isoform X1 yields the protein MLEAIKVTEHLHWAEKDRAKKCVLSVMEKPVSPSQVYVEHWSSSSLKIPFSSSLVFPQKEEDKEGKRLKRSRYRQFKRAQRIVSTSAHRDVRPLLLIRSGNQSYGDIGQSQLLHYSWPANNITILGSHVDLSPRNGSQLNRASQPRVRLPQLAKSSSDGENSMKKLCILTAIKPSNVESEKAKFFKSDFRYNPQFEYSNPASPQVLEKYSKASDCFLTQAVRIMELALYKYGSYEKFEQATGGSLLSRGRIRAHTKKYMEKEGCVGEIVVHLTDDLLSRASMTVVNGRPTLTINVSTAREQWLEGLLRHEIGTHYFRSINNSQQPWSSGDGRKKLGLKPVNPTEEGLASIHSVLFRRDPRLWRAALLYYTVHQAAHMSFAQLFHDLARFLHHPDTRWDYCVRAKRGQTDTSQPGCFNKDQVYLDGILKILRHREKIDFQLLTALGKVSYEDVERLKSLAVMENVRIPHFLQDLERYAEQLQKIMAVNQLTDEELQVLV from the exons ATGCTGGAAGCCATTAAAGTTACTG AGCATCTCCACTGGGCTGAAAAAGACAGGGCTAAGAAGTGTGTACTGAGTGTCATGGAGAAGCCTGTGAGCCCAAGCCAGGTGTATGTGGAACACTGGTCCTCCAGTTCCCTAAAGATCCCGTTCTCCAGCAGCCTAGTCTTCCCCCAGAAAGAGGAGGACAAAGAAGGGAAGAGGCTCAAGCGCTCCCGCTACAGACAGTTTAAAAGAGCACAGCGCATCGTCTCCACATCTGCACACCGAGACGTGAGACCTCTCTTGCTGATCAGATCGGGAAATCAGAGCTATGGAGACATCGGCCAATCGCAGCTCTTGCATTATTCCTGGCCGGCGAACAATATAACCATCCTTGGCAGTCATGTCGACCTGTCTCCTCGTAATGGTAGCCAGCTGAATAGAGCTTCTCAACCTCGAGTAAGACTCCCTCAGCTGGCTAAAAGCAGTAGCGACGGAGAGAACTCCATGAAGAAGCTGTGCATCCTCACTGCCATTAAACCATCCAATGTGGAAAGTGAGAAGGCCAAGTTCTTCAAGTCGGACTTCAGGTATAACCCGCAGTTTGAGTACAGCAACCCGGCGTCACCGCAGGTTCTGGAAAAATACAGCAAAGCCTCTGACTGCTTCCTCACACAG GCAGTGCGCATCATGGAGCTAGCTCTGTACAAGTACGGAAGTTACGAGAAGTTTGAGCAGGCCACCGGAGGAAGCTTGCTGAGCAGGGGCCGAATCCGGGCCCACACTAAGAAGTACATGGAGAAGGAAGGCTGCGTGGGAGAG atagTGGTGCACCTGACCGATGACCTGCTCTCCAGAGCCTCCATGACCGTGGTGAACGGCAGACCGACTCTCACCATCAACGTCTCCACGGCCAGGGAGCAGTGGCTCGAGGGCTTGCTGAGACACGAGATCG GTACTCACTATTTCCGCAGCATCAATAACAGCCAGCAGCCGTGGAGCAGCGGAGACGGGCGGAAGAAGCTCGGCCTGAAGCCGGTCAACCCCACCGAGGAGGGCCTGGCCAGCATCCACAGCGTGCTGTTCCGCAGAGACCCTAGGCTGTGGCGCGCCGCCCTGCTCTACTACACCGTCCACCAGGCGGCGCACATGTCCTTCGCTCAGCTCTTCCACGATCTCGCACGCTTCCTTCACCATCCCGACACACGCTGGGATTACTGCGTAAGGGCTAAACGCGGTCAGACCGACACCTCACAGCCTG GCTGCTTCAATAAGGACCAGGTTTACCTGGACGGCATCCTGAAGATCCTCAGGCACAGAGAGAAGATCGACTTCCAGCTCCTCACTGCACTTGGGAAG GTGTCCTACGAGGATGTGGAGCGCCTCAAGAGCCTGGCTGTGATGGAGAACGTGCGAATCCCGCACTTCCTTCAGGACCTGGAGCGTTACGCCGAGCAGCTCCAGAAAATCATGGCGGTCAATCAGCTGACTGACGAAGAGCTCCAAGTGCTCGTCTGA
- the matcap2 gene encoding putative tyrosine carboxypeptidase MATCAP2 isoform X2 — protein sequence MEKPVSPSQVYVEHWSSSSLKIPFSSSLVFPQKEEDKEGKRLKRSRYRQFKRAQRIVSTSAHRDVRPLLLIRSGNQSYGDIGQSQLLHYSWPANNITILGSHVDLSPRNGSQLNRASQPRVRLPQLAKSSSDGENSMKKLCILTAIKPSNVESEKAKFFKSDFRYNPQFEYSNPASPQVLEKYSKASDCFLTQAVRIMELALYKYGSYEKFEQATGGSLLSRGRIRAHTKKYMEKEGCVGEIVVHLTDDLLSRASMTVVNGRPTLTINVSTAREQWLEGLLRHEIGTHYFRSINNSQQPWSSGDGRKKLGLKPVNPTEEGLASIHSVLFRRDPRLWRAALLYYTVHQAAHMSFAQLFHDLARFLHHPDTRWDYCVRAKRGQTDTSQPGCFNKDQVYLDGILKILRHREKIDFQLLTALGKVSYEDVERLKSLAVMENVRIPHFLQDLERYAEQLQKIMAVNQLTDEELQVLV from the exons ATGGAGAAGCCTGTGAGCCCAAGCCAGGTGTATGTGGAACACTGGTCCTCCAGTTCCCTAAAGATCCCGTTCTCCAGCAGCCTAGTCTTCCCCCAGAAAGAGGAGGACAAAGAAGGGAAGAGGCTCAAGCGCTCCCGCTACAGACAGTTTAAAAGAGCACAGCGCATCGTCTCCACATCTGCACACCGAGACGTGAGACCTCTCTTGCTGATCAGATCGGGAAATCAGAGCTATGGAGACATCGGCCAATCGCAGCTCTTGCATTATTCCTGGCCGGCGAACAATATAACCATCCTTGGCAGTCATGTCGACCTGTCTCCTCGTAATGGTAGCCAGCTGAATAGAGCTTCTCAACCTCGAGTAAGACTCCCTCAGCTGGCTAAAAGCAGTAGCGACGGAGAGAACTCCATGAAGAAGCTGTGCATCCTCACTGCCATTAAACCATCCAATGTGGAAAGTGAGAAGGCCAAGTTCTTCAAGTCGGACTTCAGGTATAACCCGCAGTTTGAGTACAGCAACCCGGCGTCACCGCAGGTTCTGGAAAAATACAGCAAAGCCTCTGACTGCTTCCTCACACAG GCAGTGCGCATCATGGAGCTAGCTCTGTACAAGTACGGAAGTTACGAGAAGTTTGAGCAGGCCACCGGAGGAAGCTTGCTGAGCAGGGGCCGAATCCGGGCCCACACTAAGAAGTACATGGAGAAGGAAGGCTGCGTGGGAGAG atagTGGTGCACCTGACCGATGACCTGCTCTCCAGAGCCTCCATGACCGTGGTGAACGGCAGACCGACTCTCACCATCAACGTCTCCACGGCCAGGGAGCAGTGGCTCGAGGGCTTGCTGAGACACGAGATCG GTACTCACTATTTCCGCAGCATCAATAACAGCCAGCAGCCGTGGAGCAGCGGAGACGGGCGGAAGAAGCTCGGCCTGAAGCCGGTCAACCCCACCGAGGAGGGCCTGGCCAGCATCCACAGCGTGCTGTTCCGCAGAGACCCTAGGCTGTGGCGCGCCGCCCTGCTCTACTACACCGTCCACCAGGCGGCGCACATGTCCTTCGCTCAGCTCTTCCACGATCTCGCACGCTTCCTTCACCATCCCGACACACGCTGGGATTACTGCGTAAGGGCTAAACGCGGTCAGACCGACACCTCACAGCCTG GCTGCTTCAATAAGGACCAGGTTTACCTGGACGGCATCCTGAAGATCCTCAGGCACAGAGAGAAGATCGACTTCCAGCTCCTCACTGCACTTGGGAAG GTGTCCTACGAGGATGTGGAGCGCCTCAAGAGCCTGGCTGTGATGGAGAACGTGCGAATCCCGCACTTCCTTCAGGACCTGGAGCGTTACGCCGAGCAGCTCCAGAAAATCATGGCGGTCAATCAGCTGACTGACGAAGAGCTCCAAGTGCTCGTCTGA